In the genome of Drosophila kikkawai strain 14028-0561.14 chromosome 2R, DkikHiC1v2, whole genome shotgun sequence, the window CTGCCCAAAGACGAGTGCTGGATTTTCTACGCTGTATATGCAAGGAACCGCGTGGGCCTGAACTGGTGAGACTATTCAAACTAAATCACTATGTGGAAATGGATACTGTTATTATACGAGCATGCCAAGAAGAAGCGTTTGCTGATTAAATACGCTGTCTAAAGAGAGGATCGAAGCCATTGAAGATGTGGAGGCGAACGTGAAGCATCCGATTGTCCTCCCTTCACGCTACAGGGTAACGTATCTAATAGTGGGATACTATCATCGCAAATATCATCATCTGCACGGAAAGATTGTTGTCAACGAAATTCGTCAACAATATTGGATACCAGGACTGAGAGCACTTGTGAAGGACATCGTCAAAAACTGTTCGGCTTGCTGCATCCGCTTCCACGCGCAGCCGCTTCCACCAATAATGGGAAATTTACCCAAGGAACGTCTTTTACCGTTCACTCTGCCTTTCACGTACACAGGAGTGGACTATTTCGGACCAATGGAAATCGCCGTGGGAAGACGTAGGAAGAAAAGATGGAGAGTATTGTTCGTTCACCTGTCTAACAGTTCGTGCTGTCCATTTAGAGATCGTTTCATCTCTATCGACAGACTCATTCCTGCTAGCCCTGAAATTGTTTACTGCTCGCCGAGGGGTTCCTGTTAAGATGCTGTCAGACAACGGAACTAATTTTCGCGGTGCAAGCAGAGTATTGGCGAAAGAGATCGAGCGCATATTAACTTCGGACGTGAAATCGAAGTATCCGGAAATGTCGTTTGCCTTTATTCCACCCGGAACACCTCACATGGGCGGAGCCTGGGAACGCAAGGTGCGTTCTACAAAGTCGATCCTGACGTAAATTTTGGAGCGTGCCGGACTGCGAGAAGCAGTATTACGAGCGGCGCTGGCTGATGCCGAATGTACGTTAAATTCCAGACCTTTAACGTATATTCCGTTAGAATCTGAGAACTCCGAAACTCTGACTCCAAACCATTTCTTGATCGGTAATTCAAGTGGACTACGCGAACGAGGCACGATGGAGAGCACTGGACTTGGATTGGCTAAAAACTTCCGGATAGCTGGCCAATTGGCGGATCGCTTCTGAAAAAGATGGGTTCGAGGGTATCTACCGACACTTACGAGTCGGACCAAATGGTTCCAGCCGAACCCAAAACCAATTGCTGTGAATGATGTCATTGTCGTGGATGAGACGAGCAAGTGGGACTCCTGGCCGAAAGGAATCATTGCTGACGTTCATTGCGGAAAGGATGGGCAAGTAAGGAGCGCTGTAGTACGATCAACTGAAGGATTCGTAACTCGCCCCGCGATTAAGTTGGCTTAATTGGTCATCGTCATGAATGGTAATACTCAGCGTAGCCACGCAGAAGAATTACGAGGTGGGGAATGTTGTGATGCTGGCGAAGGTTTGCTGCCCTGCGCTAGATGCCTAATTTGAAGAGGAcggcatttgcatttgttaACACTGAAGCTGTAGTGACCAACACCAATTTGTATTGGAAAACACTTTTTTTTGCGAGAATGAGACGGCTATATATGTAAGCGTCACTTTGTGAATTGAACAACGGCAAATCACAAGTGTAAGATGagaaaaaatgtacaatttcTTAATTTGGAACAAgattaataaacatttcagCGCTATCAGTATACATACTGCAACCAGAGGCTTGTTGTAGGTGGTGAAACCCGGGACCCAGGTGCGTCCCAGCGCCAGGTTAGCTGAAATATTAGGGTAGTATCAAATAGAAGGTGGAAGATAATCTCCACTGGTGCTTCTGTCACTTCTAGCGGCAGTGAAGTGGGGTTTTTAGAAATGCCAATTGGAAGAACGCACAGTTTAAATAAGGAAATCCCTTTATCCTCGGTAGGAACTAGTCGGAATAAACCTAGCACGTGATATtgcaaaaacagaaaaaaaaacgaagtcTAATCATATATTATGTGATGGGTTAGGGGGGGATAAAATTAGTGGAAATAAGAACACAGAATCATATATAGTTAAGGCAATTCATTACATGATAAAGGACTCGGAAGCAGAAAATTTTGACATTCTATGGGCCTCAGGGCGTAAAGGTATTGACATAAATGAAAAAACGGATAGTTTAGTGAATATGACTTtatcaaagagaaaaaataaaataaagaataaatggAACGAGGACtctaaaaacaaatacatttcGAGAGGCTCAACACTTTCAAACTACTTTCTTAACTTACCAAAACGTCAATGGCACAATCTAAAATGGAAAGCTAAATGTATAAAAGTGATTAACAGACTTACGACAGACGACACATATGacaaggttaattcggtgcaaaaaaggccacttttgaaaaaaataattgtgtCGGAatggctaaagttagcttaatgaattaaataccatataataacacaacatttgaataatttttaataaattttgtattgaaaaatatttagaggtagagaagttatagggaatctcccgagtcgcctccaaaaaaagttgttttgcggtgtacagtccacaggatcatccgatctaaacaaattatacctcattcgttaaaggataagtgtcccgaggtattcacgaagagtttttatttgtaaaattttttccctattttttatcaaaatttgaagtcaaaaccccgatttttgacaaaaaaattaagttaatttgttaaatatatataagaagaaaattaaaaattaaaaaaagctcgacgtgaatacctgtagaattatccaaagaagttatgttccaaatgtacaccgattttcaaaatggcatttttcaggagagcgctttaaactttgcgattctcatgcattgaacaccaaccgaccttcgttcaactccgcataacttcgtcattTTACTCTGATCGAtataaaacttggacacaaaattcttaagatgttggtctttaaaaataaaaaataaaaaaatatttacgaaaaaaaaaattaaataccctatttatatttcgggttacttgttacataggctcaagtggcggttgtattaatagatagatatgcacatacaagtgctaggccgtgctctgctgctgggacttaatcgctaacagatgcttcttatctaaaaccgtgttcatgtttgaacattctgccaagggccagcaagattcggggtacatttaaattagttgcaattaaaattaagtggactgtatttattttgtttcattcgatataattaattttgcaactaatattttacaaagccctccgtatcatggcttaatacatgtacaattttatttctttttaacttttaatttttaattcatcaaaatttgtttatccgcttgtatttcttttttctattatttttgaatttcctttatattaaacaattgGTATTGAAACTGACTTTATGACTTTAACTCCAGCTTTATAAATACCTccgaagtgaggtcctgccggggGAATATTGCATTAAGCAACTCctgattctttttttttttaacccaaaaattattatattaaaaaaaaagaattttaattaagtcgaCTTAGCTGCTGCTTTTTCCGCTTCTGCCGCGCCGCCGTCGTCTTTAattttgatgttgttgtttttgctgctgctgtcgtcgctgccgccgttgttgttgcaggATGATTTCCTGCTGCCGCCTGTATCTGTACCGTCGCTgcggccgtcgttgttgttgcagacttatttgtagttgctgccgtgaGGTCgtctctccttctccttttctCCGTCAAGGGCTGGGTAACGTCCACACAATATCTTAGTCGATTTCTCGACcccagaaaattattttattcttattttctgGTTGCCATATCtggcatttacaaaaaaaccaaccaatggagttggaaaaaaatattaataaggaCTCTTATtgtcctttaattttaaaaaaccaaccaatggagttggaaaaaattttttttgtgtaaaaacaaaagggacTCTTTTTTGACCTTTTGAATTATCGATTTCACGACCACAAAAACTTTCTtattattgtgtttttttttttttaattttgtcacgataggttttttttttcactaccgcgacttttcgatgttttaggcctcgaaaaaacgcccacaataaatatttgttatatttattttttaattttgtcgatTCCTCgatcactttttttttttttttaacaagaaggactctttttttatcattttgcatatatatggtatatgttggccatttcaaataccataacataattttatgcactttttacattttctttaagcaCATTTTCTACTGATATTATTGGCTCCAGCACGCCTTACCATTTTTTTCATGGTATTACAGCAACCTACATGGTGcatgtttttaaaacataaaagactcttttgtgtctttttgtttttatcttatactctgttccttaccacgggtggggggaaacaagagttaattattttgctacctTTTAGCTACAAGTGTTACTTGCTTCGCTTGAAGGAGCTGGCCTCACTCTGAGTCCCTTACCATAGAGGGGGAAACTGCAGAGTTGTCGAAGCAAAAATGCTCCGAAGGCTCTAttgaccaaaatgaaaaccccaaataaattagaagtcttcatatgctgagtttttgtaagaaactgattttatttcattcaaaccctagcttatatagctaacatgagaatgtacattgtagatcttagttctagacccacgcatcggacagttcccgatcgtgagaaatatttaaagtacgataa includes:
- the LOC121503191 gene encoding uncharacterized protein, with the translated sequence MVYWPGIFIAAQWPSRTGVHISSECELMYHDEETWVNKSPFDSIMPDPLRSSRLERLRAAQRRVLDFLRCICKEPQRIEAIEDVEANVKHPIVLPSRYRVTYLIVGYYHRKYHHLHGKIVVNEIRQQYWIPGLRALVKDIVKNCSACCIRFHAQPLPPIMGNLPKERLLPFTLPFTYTGVDYFGPMEIAVGRHSFLLALKLFTARRGVPVKMLSDNGTNFRGASRVLAKEIERILTSDVKSKYPEMSFAFIPPGTPHMGGAWERKVRSTKSILTGLRERGTMESTGLGLAKNFRIAGQLADRF